Proteins found in one Physeter macrocephalus isolate SW-GA chromosome 17, ASM283717v5, whole genome shotgun sequence genomic segment:
- the VSTM2B gene encoding V-set and transmembrane domain-containing protein 2B isoform X1 has product MEQRNRLGAPGYLPPLLLHALLLFVADGERGNFAAAGGSGVLAGAARASLPWSPRRRRRRRKRRGRLHGLQQSRCAARARRGSGWREAKGRRIAGARAQVVRSRTGAPTADRRLAGCRELARPSLALVVRPGAGKKRKPPLLPLAIWREAACSGSRSPLRPGSCSTELCQRLGHTSSWGVGSTRPSEPGTDSLAWGCPRPPPHSWSRLSLPPPPATFTEVPKDVTVREGDDIEMPCAFRASGATSYSLEIQWWYLKEPPRELLHELALSVPGARSKVTNKDATKISTVRVQGNDISHRLRLSAVRRQDEGVYECRVSDYGDDDTQEHKAQALLRVLSRFAPPNMQAAEAVSHIQSSGPRRHGPASAANANNVGAAGRATSESGHGDKSPPPGSPTAAPGPGVPEAAANSAAHAAATTVAAATAASSASPPPREAVLLRQRHGSGTGPNYATDPLLSLLLLAVHKFLRLLVGP; this is encoded by the exons ATGGAACAGAGGAACCGGCTCGGTGCCCCCGGATACCTGCCGCCGTTGTTGCTGCACGCCCTGCTGCTCTTCGTGGCCGACGGTGAGCGCGGGAACTTTGCTGCCGCTGGGGGCTCGGGGGTCCTTGCCGGGGCCGCCAGAGCCAGCCTGCCCTGGTcgccgaggaggaggaggaggaggaggaagagaaggggaaggcTTCACGGTCTCCAGCAATCCCGGTGTGCAGCCCGGGCCCGGCGGGGTAGCGGGTGGAGAGAGGCGAAGGGTCGCCGCATCGCTGGCGCCCGCGCCCAGGTCGTTCGGAGCCGGACCGGGGCTCCAACTGCGGACAGGCGGCTTGCGGGGTGCCGGGAATTGGCGCGCCCCAGCCTGGCTCTGGTAGTGCGGCCAGGCGCGGGGAAGAAGCGTAAGCCGCCCCTTCTGCCCCTCGCAATCTGGAGGGAAGCGGCCTGCAGCGGTAGCCGGTCTCCCCTGCGGCCCGGCAGCTGCTCGACCGAACTTTGCCAGCGCCTGGGCCACACGAGTAGCTGGGGGGTGGGAAGCACACGGCCAAGCGAGCCGGGGACCGACAGTCTCGCCTGGGGTTGCCCCAGGCCTCCGCCCCACAGCTGGTCACGCCTCTctcttcccccgcccccagctaCATTTACTGAAGTCCCCAAAGATGTGACAGTACGGGAGGGAGACGACATCGAAATGCCCTGCGCATTCCGAGCTAGCGGAGCCACCTCGTATTCGCTGGAGATTCAGTGGTGGTACCTCAAGGAGCCGCCCCGGGAGCTGCTGCACGAGCTGGCGCTTAGCGTGCCCGGCGCCCGGAGCAAG GTAACAAATAAGGATGCAACCAAAATCAGC ACCGTGCGCGTCCAGGGCAATGACATCTCACACCGGCTGCGGCTGTCGGCCGTGCGGCGTCAGGACGAGGGCGTCTACGAGTGCCGCGTGTCGGACTACGGCGACGACGACACGCAGGAACACAAGGCCCAGGCGCTGCTGCGCGTGCTCTCGCGCTTCGCGCCGCCCAACATGCAGGCCGCCGAAGCCGTGTCCCACATTCAGAGCAGCGGCCCGCGTCGCCACGGTCCCGCCAGCGCCGCCAATGCCAACAACGTCGGCGCCGCGGGCCGCGCCACCTCGGAGTCCGGCCATGGCGACAAGAGCCCGCCTCCCGGGAGCCCTACCGCCGCTCCGGGTCCCGGAGTCCCCGAGGCCGCCGCCAACTCCGCGGCCCACGCAGCCGCCACCACCGTCGCGGCCGCGACCGCTGCTTCGTCAGCGTCGCCGCCACCCCGTGAGGCGGTCCTTCTGCGCCAGAGGCACGGCTCGG GCACGGGCCCTAACTACGCCACAGACCCGCTCCTGTCCCTGCTCCTGTTAGCTGTACATAAGTTCCTCCGCCTGCTGGTGGGCCCCTGA
- the VSTM2B gene encoding V-set and transmembrane domain-containing protein 2B isoform X2 yields the protein MEQRNRLGAPGYLPPLLLHALLLFVADATFTEVPKDVTVREGDDIEMPCAFRASGATSYSLEIQWWYLKEPPRELLHELALSVPGARSKVTNKDATKISTVRVQGNDISHRLRLSAVRRQDEGVYECRVSDYGDDDTQEHKAQALLRVLSRFAPPNMQAAEAVSHIQSSGPRRHGPASAANANNVGAAGRATSESGHGDKSPPPGSPTAAPGPGVPEAAANSAAHAAATTVAAATAASSASPPPREAVLLRQRHGSGTGPNYATDPLLSLLLLAVHKFLRLLVGP from the exons ATGGAACAGAGGAACCGGCTCGGTGCCCCCGGATACCTGCCGCCGTTGTTGCTGCACGCCCTGCTGCTCTTCGTGGCCGACG ctaCATTTACTGAAGTCCCCAAAGATGTGACAGTACGGGAGGGAGACGACATCGAAATGCCCTGCGCATTCCGAGCTAGCGGAGCCACCTCGTATTCGCTGGAGATTCAGTGGTGGTACCTCAAGGAGCCGCCCCGGGAGCTGCTGCACGAGCTGGCGCTTAGCGTGCCCGGCGCCCGGAGCAAG GTAACAAATAAGGATGCAACCAAAATCAGC ACCGTGCGCGTCCAGGGCAATGACATCTCACACCGGCTGCGGCTGTCGGCCGTGCGGCGTCAGGACGAGGGCGTCTACGAGTGCCGCGTGTCGGACTACGGCGACGACGACACGCAGGAACACAAGGCCCAGGCGCTGCTGCGCGTGCTCTCGCGCTTCGCGCCGCCCAACATGCAGGCCGCCGAAGCCGTGTCCCACATTCAGAGCAGCGGCCCGCGTCGCCACGGTCCCGCCAGCGCCGCCAATGCCAACAACGTCGGCGCCGCGGGCCGCGCCACCTCGGAGTCCGGCCATGGCGACAAGAGCCCGCCTCCCGGGAGCCCTACCGCCGCTCCGGGTCCCGGAGTCCCCGAGGCCGCCGCCAACTCCGCGGCCCACGCAGCCGCCACCACCGTCGCGGCCGCGACCGCTGCTTCGTCAGCGTCGCCGCCACCCCGTGAGGCGGTCCTTCTGCGCCAGAGGCACGGCTCGG GCACGGGCCCTAACTACGCCACAGACCCGCTCCTGTCCCTGCTCCTGTTAGCTGTACATAAGTTCCTCCGCCTGCTGGTGGGCCCCTGA